From a single Kitasatospora sp. NBC_00458 genomic region:
- a CDS encoding glycoside hydrolase family 26 protein, producing the protein MTLPTRTARDGRRARAALARALVAALLVLPLAACDLLGEKPLGPAAAAVAAAPSPGGTTGAAPTAVAAPSTPATALPYDVRPLLKPAKKYLGVAVDGAPQSMAGVDEFAGRIGKRPNIVEYYSGWGDEYDVKGVTNAWQGGALPFIAWEPYKTPLADIAAGKYDDYVKRYAAAVRNTNVPVAISFAHEFNGTWYDWGTKTTTAADFVAAYRHLHDVFTQLGVGQVIWVWSPNSINPVPAVALKPYYPGDTYVDWVGIVAYYTHLEAGTFDTLYTPTLTQIRTFTNKPWIIAETGSEPGARKVSDIYNLAANVIKRPDCLGFIWFNLNKEVDWRIEGDPQSQSAFKQAVSDGRYSFDVKSP; encoded by the coding sequence ATGACCCTCCCCACCCGCACCGCCCGTGACGGCCGCCGGGCGCGTGCCGCCCTGGCCCGCGCCCTCGTGGCGGCCCTGCTGGTACTCCCGCTGGCGGCCTGCGACCTGCTCGGGGAGAAGCCGCTCGGCCCCGCGGCGGCGGCCGTCGCCGCCGCGCCCTCCCCGGGGGGTACGACCGGCGCCGCCCCGACCGCCGTGGCCGCTCCGTCGACGCCCGCCACCGCGCTGCCGTACGACGTCCGGCCGCTGCTCAAGCCGGCCAAGAAGTACCTGGGTGTCGCCGTCGACGGGGCCCCGCAGTCGATGGCCGGCGTGGACGAGTTCGCCGGGCGGATCGGCAAGCGGCCGAACATCGTCGAGTACTACTCGGGCTGGGGCGACGAGTACGACGTCAAGGGCGTGACCAACGCGTGGCAGGGCGGCGCGCTGCCGTTCATCGCCTGGGAGCCCTACAAGACGCCGCTGGCGGACATCGCCGCGGGCAAGTACGACGACTACGTCAAGCGCTACGCGGCGGCCGTCCGCAACACCAACGTGCCGGTCGCGATCAGCTTCGCCCACGAGTTCAACGGCACCTGGTACGACTGGGGCACCAAGACCACCACGGCGGCCGACTTCGTCGCCGCCTACCGGCACCTGCACGACGTGTTCACCCAGCTCGGAGTCGGCCAGGTGATCTGGGTCTGGAGCCCGAACAGCATCAACCCGGTGCCGGCGGTCGCGCTCAAGCCCTACTACCCCGGCGACACCTACGTCGACTGGGTGGGCATCGTCGCCTACTACACGCATCTGGAAGCCGGCACCTTCGACACCCTCTACACGCCCACCCTCACGCAGATCCGCACCTTCACCAACAAGCCGTGGATCATCGCCGAGACGGGCTCCGAACCGGGTGCCCGCAAGGTGTCCGACATCTACAACCTCGCCGCGAACGTGATCAAGCGTCCCGACTGCCTGGGCTTCATCTGGTTCAACCTCAACAAGGAGGTCGACTGGCGGATCGAGGGTGATCCGCAGTCCCAGAGCGCGTTCAAGCAGGCGGTGTCCGACGGCCGCTACAGCTTCGACGTGAAGAGCCCCTGA
- a CDS encoding ArnT family glycosyltransferase, with amino-acid sequence MTPSPTPRSRRRIPGPRPQGAAAAPEGAGSVGLRPADDRPADDRPADDRPVDDRPADDPSPGEASAAEAPNRVPDTGGSWFESRHPSPPSRHRGERSGEGDRSTGEDRSDDDRSDDEPYPDPDAEDTDADAGPPDGPGYTLPSVPEASWRLDSGRRRSWISRALLLVILLIQTAMSVRLSNTAFQDEALYMYAGHAQLSHWLYDTPVPKDYNTYFSGAPTLYPIAAAVLENHFGMLGVRLFSLFCMLGTTSLLYGSTRRLFNERVALGAAAMFAVTQSTVVLGFFATYDAPAVLLLALAVWVVVRTDRAPAAAVLAAAPVMVLAVGLKYASALYLPSLVLLAVLTGRRNRNRQPLLRGVLLAGGAGGLLWLGMTFTDVLKGVRATTTQRAHGTEPWTELARQCVEFGGLMFVTAVGGAIAYALRGRMNESPLVRTMTGPGRRRRILLGLLLTGTALLAPAYQMHLNTSVALYKHLGFGLLFAAPMAGIGLARLVGPHFRHPQLGILLWVVALALGLSQSTWRFDTWPDSTRMTEVVRQHVSPTGRYLASADNVPVYYTRDLTLQSQWTSTYGIGYVDKAGTLHTGDDGYRTAIADGWFDLVVLDGVATPDTDRVVAEAITESPHYRLLGRIPFTHVGGTGYYRIWVRQ; translated from the coding sequence ATGACGCCCTCCCCCACGCCCCGCAGCCGCCGCCGGATCCCCGGCCCGCGTCCACAGGGCGCGGCCGCCGCCCCCGAGGGCGCCGGGTCGGTCGGTCTGCGTCCCGCCGACGACCGGCCCGCCGACGACCGGCCCGCCGACGACAGGCCCGTCGACGACCGGCCCGCCGACGACCCGTCGCCCGGTGAGGCGTCCGCCGCCGAGGCGCCGAACCGGGTGCCCGACACCGGTGGCTCGTGGTTCGAGAGCCGCCATCCGTCGCCGCCCTCCCGGCACCGGGGGGAGCGGTCGGGGGAAGGCGACCGGTCCACCGGGGAGGACCGGAGCGACGACGACCGGAGCGACGACGAGCCGTACCCCGATCCGGACGCCGAGGACACCGACGCCGACGCCGGCCCGCCCGACGGGCCCGGCTACACCCTGCCGTCGGTGCCCGAGGCCAGCTGGAGGCTCGACTCCGGCCGCCGCCGCTCGTGGATCAGCCGCGCGCTGCTGCTGGTCATCCTGCTGATCCAGACCGCGATGTCCGTGCGCCTGTCGAACACCGCGTTCCAGGACGAGGCGCTCTACATGTACGCGGGGCACGCGCAGCTCTCGCACTGGCTCTACGACACCCCCGTCCCGAAGGACTACAACACCTACTTCTCCGGCGCGCCGACGCTGTACCCGATCGCGGCCGCGGTGCTGGAGAACCACTTCGGCATGCTCGGGGTCCGCCTGTTCAGCCTGTTCTGCATGCTGGGCACGACCTCGCTGCTCTACGGCTCGACCCGGCGGCTGTTCAACGAGCGGGTCGCGCTCGGCGCCGCGGCGATGTTCGCGGTGACCCAGTCGACCGTGGTGCTCGGCTTCTTCGCCACCTACGACGCCCCGGCGGTGCTGCTGCTCGCCCTGGCGGTCTGGGTCGTGGTGCGCACCGACCGGGCCCCCGCGGCCGCCGTCCTCGCCGCCGCGCCGGTCATGGTGCTCGCGGTCGGACTGAAGTACGCCTCGGCGCTCTACCTCCCCAGCCTGGTGCTGCTGGCCGTGCTGACCGGGCGGCGCAACCGCAACCGCCAGCCGCTGCTGCGCGGCGTCCTGCTCGCGGGCGGCGCGGGCGGCCTGCTCTGGCTGGGGATGACCTTCACCGACGTCCTCAAGGGCGTCCGGGCCACCACCACCCAGCGCGCCCACGGCACCGAGCCCTGGACCGAGCTGGCCCGCCAGTGCGTGGAGTTCGGCGGCCTGATGTTCGTCACCGCGGTCGGCGGCGCGATCGCGTACGCGCTGCGCGGCCGGATGAACGAGTCGCCGCTGGTGCGCACGATGACCGGGCCCGGCCGCCGCCGCCGGATCCTCCTCGGCCTGCTGCTGACCGGGACGGCGCTGCTCGCCCCGGCCTACCAGATGCACCTCAACACCTCGGTGGCGCTGTACAAGCACCTCGGCTTCGGCCTGCTGTTCGCCGCGCCGATGGCCGGCATCGGCCTGGCCCGCCTGGTCGGTCCGCACTTCCGGCACCCGCAGCTGGGGATCCTGCTCTGGGTGGTGGCGCTCGCCCTCGGGCTGAGCCAGTCGACCTGGCGGTTCGACACCTGGCCCGACTCCACCCGGATGACCGAGGTGGTGCGCCAGCACGTGAGCCCCACCGGCCGGTACCTGGCCTCGGCCGACAACGTCCCGGTCTACTACACCCGCGATCTGACCCTGCAGAGCCAGTGGACGTCCACCTACGGCATCGGGTACGTCGACAAGGCGGGCACGCTGCACACCGGCGACGACGGCTACCGGACGGCGATCGCCGACGGCTGGTTCGACCTCGTGGTGCTGGACGGCGTCGCCACCCCGGACACCGACCGGGTGGTGGCGGAGGCGATCACGGAGAGTCCGCACTACCGACTCCTCGGACGCATTCCCTTCACACACGTCGGTGGAACCGGGTACTACCGGATCTGGGTCAGACAGTAG
- a CDS encoding glycosyltransferase family 39 protein yields the protein MTTPIEATPASANVPPEPGHPPKPPFPPVPAVPPAPAVPPAPAVPPAPAAPPPHPVPPPAAAPDADERAPRWRATAGLVLPPVLLTLLLCLYGIGDRQLWRDEHASWWATTLSWSDLASLLGNMDLVLAPYYLLLNLWVTVAGDSETALRLPSAFAMAAAAGCVALLGRRLLSPWAGLLGGLLFAVCPAITWYGQDARPYAFAVLSAVGSTLLLVRLVQDPPAAVPPAPRAVVTAWVGYGLTVVAMGLTHVVTLMVLPAHLLLVAREFRRVRTAPDDGGTGWVLFGRWALASAGAVLLLSPLLLLGAGQSGQIAWNERDWDDLGALVPDLAGSDALGWTLLALGVLGAVGLLVLRQQAGLLICWALAPVLLTLVTAHWLHLFLARYLLFTVPAWTLLGAGAVGRLPGLVARFTASRTPPRWVVGPAPLVAAVALAAALAWPAQASVRDDLPGEADARAAARLIAAGLRPGDGVVYEPGSSMRRALAYELRGRPAPADSLLRVSPERAGSFGALECEEPARCLAGTQRVWLLVAGGDRRPFGALPDKVAKELNAFRPVRTETVPHLRVVLLERKVGKPGKG from the coding sequence ATGACCACCCCGATAGAGGCGACCCCCGCGTCGGCGAACGTGCCGCCGGAACCGGGCCACCCGCCGAAGCCCCCGTTCCCGCCCGTTCCGGCCGTACCGCCCGCGCCCGCCGTACCGCCCGCGCCCGCCGTACCGCCCGCGCCGGCGGCACCGCCGCCGCACCCGGTGCCGCCGCCCGCCGCCGCGCCGGACGCCGACGAGCGCGCCCCGCGGTGGCGCGCCACCGCGGGTCTCGTCCTGCCGCCGGTGCTGCTCACCCTGCTGCTCTGCCTCTACGGCATCGGCGACCGCCAGCTCTGGCGCGACGAGCACGCCTCCTGGTGGGCGACCACCCTGTCCTGGTCCGACCTCGCCTCCCTTCTCGGGAACATGGACCTGGTGCTGGCCCCCTACTACCTGCTGCTGAACCTCTGGGTCACGGTGGCAGGGGACTCCGAGACCGCGCTGCGGCTGCCCTCGGCGTTCGCCATGGCCGCCGCCGCCGGCTGCGTGGCCCTGCTCGGCCGTCGGCTGCTCTCGCCGTGGGCCGGGCTGCTCGGCGGCCTGCTGTTCGCCGTCTGCCCGGCGATCACCTGGTACGGCCAGGACGCCCGGCCGTACGCCTTCGCCGTGCTCTCGGCCGTCGGCAGCACCCTGCTGCTCGTCCGGCTCGTCCAGGACCCGCCGGCGGCGGTGCCGCCCGCGCCGCGCGCCGTCGTGACCGCCTGGGTCGGCTACGGGCTGACCGTGGTCGCCATGGGGCTGACCCACGTGGTGACGCTGATGGTGCTGCCCGCCCATCTGCTGCTGGTCGCCCGCGAGTTCCGGCGCGTTCGGACGGCGCCGGACGACGGCGGGACCGGCTGGGTGCTGTTCGGCCGGTGGGCGCTCGCCTCGGCCGGGGCGGTGCTGCTGCTGAGCCCGCTGCTGCTGCTCGGCGCCGGGCAGAGCGGCCAGATCGCCTGGAACGAGCGCGACTGGGACGATCTGGGCGCGCTCGTCCCGGACCTCGCCGGGTCCGACGCGCTCGGCTGGACCCTGCTGGCCCTGGGCGTGCTGGGCGCGGTCGGCCTGCTGGTGCTGCGCCAGCAGGCCGGTCTGCTGATCTGCTGGGCGCTGGCTCCGGTGCTGCTGACCCTGGTGACCGCGCACTGGCTGCACCTGTTCCTGGCCCGCTACCTGCTCTTCACGGTGCCCGCCTGGACCCTGCTGGGCGCCGGGGCGGTCGGCCGGCTGCCGGGCCTGGTCGCCCGGTTCACCGCCTCGCGGACCCCGCCGCGATGGGTGGTCGGACCGGCCCCGCTGGTCGCGGCGGTCGCGCTGGCCGCCGCCCTCGCCTGGCCCGCCCAGGCGTCGGTACGGGACGACCTGCCCGGTGAGGCGGATGCCCGGGCCGCCGCCCGGCTGATCGCTGCGGGGCTGCGCCCGGGGGACGGCGTGGTCTACGAGCCGGGCAGCTCGATGCGCCGGGCCCTGGCCTACGAGCTGCGCGGCCGCCCGGCGCCCGCGGACAGCCTGCTGCGGGTGTCCCCGGAACGCGCCGGCAGCTTCGGCGCGCTGGAGTGCGAGGAACCCGCCCGCTGCCTGGCCGGCACGCAGCGCGTCTGGCTGCTGGTGGCGGGCGGCGACCGTCGGCCGTTCGGCGCGCTCCCGGACAAGGTGGCCAAGGAGCTGAACGCGTTCCGCCCGGTGCGCACCGAGACCGTGCCGCACCTGCGGGTGGTGCTGCTGGAGCGCAAGGTCGGCAAGCCCGGCAAGGGCTGA
- a CDS encoding GNAT family N-acetyltransferase translates to MDIAIRPARAEELEDAGRITVEAFVGDGHTSPESDYVHLLRDAARRAREAELLVAVDAAEGRVLGCVTFAVGGTGWADIATPEEGEIRMLATSAAARGRGVGEALVRAALARSRELGLAGMAFSTRPEMTAAHRIYQRVGFRRSPDRDWSPYPGVDLMVYSLAF, encoded by the coding sequence ATGGACATCGCCATCCGCCCGGCCCGCGCCGAGGAGCTTGAGGACGCCGGCCGCATCACCGTCGAGGCCTTCGTCGGCGACGGCCACACCTCGCCCGAGAGCGACTACGTCCACCTCCTGCGCGACGCCGCCCGCCGGGCCCGGGAGGCCGAACTCCTCGTCGCGGTCGACGCGGCCGAAGGACGGGTCCTCGGCTGCGTGACCTTCGCGGTCGGCGGCACCGGGTGGGCCGACATCGCCACCCCCGAGGAGGGCGAGATCCGGATGCTCGCCACCTCGGCGGCCGCCCGCGGGCGGGGCGTCGGCGAGGCCCTGGTCCGCGCCGCGCTCGCCCGCAGCCGCGAGCTCGGCCTGGCCGGGATGGCGTTCTCCACCCGCCCGGAGATGACCGCCGCCCACCGCATCTACCAGCGGGTCGGCTTCCGCCGCTCGCCCGACCGCGACTGGTCGCCGTACCCGGGCGTCGACCTGATGGTGTACAGCCTGGCGTTCTGA
- a CDS encoding helix-turn-helix domain-containing protein, translating into MLNNVVAVVLEELHPFELGVACEVFGLDRSEDGLPRYEFAIAGARPGLHRTHAGFSVDVPHGPERLAGADLVVVTATGVREEYPAPLVDAVRAAVEGGARVLSICSGAFVLGAAGLLDGRRSTTHWRHAAELAERFPLTTVEPDVLYVDDDPVITSAGTAAGIDACLHLVRRLQGAEVARGIARRMVVAPHREGGQAQFVNRPLPEHDGDSLAPLLDWMRHHLDRESTVEQLAARVHMSPRTFARRFQQETGTTPHRWLTGQRLLLAQRLLESTAEPVDAIAARCGFGNAATLRHHFGRRLGTTPLAYRRCFAEPEAAAV; encoded by the coding sequence ATGCTCAACAACGTGGTCGCGGTGGTCCTCGAAGAACTCCACCCCTTCGAGCTCGGTGTCGCCTGCGAGGTCTTCGGACTGGACCGCAGCGAGGACGGCCTGCCCCGGTACGAGTTCGCGATCGCCGGCGCCCGCCCGGGCCTGCACCGCACGCACGCCGGCTTCTCCGTCGACGTCCCGCACGGCCCCGAGCGGCTCGCCGGGGCGGACCTGGTGGTGGTCACCGCGACCGGCGTCCGCGAGGAGTACCCGGCGCCCCTGGTGGACGCGGTCCGGGCGGCCGTCGAGGGCGGCGCCCGGGTGCTCTCCATCTGCAGCGGCGCCTTCGTGCTCGGCGCCGCCGGCCTGCTGGACGGCCGCCGCTCCACCACGCACTGGCGGCACGCGGCGGAGCTGGCCGAGCGCTTCCCGCTGACCACGGTCGAGCCGGACGTCCTGTACGTGGACGACGACCCGGTGATCACCTCCGCCGGGACGGCGGCCGGCATCGACGCCTGCCTGCACCTGGTGCGCCGGCTGCAGGGCGCCGAGGTGGCCCGCGGGATCGCCCGCCGGATGGTGGTGGCCCCGCACCGGGAGGGCGGCCAGGCGCAGTTCGTGAACCGGCCGCTGCCGGAGCACGACGGGGACTCGCTGGCCCCGCTGCTCGACTGGATGCGCCACCACCTGGACCGGGAGTCGACCGTCGAGCAGCTGGCCGCCCGGGTGCACATGTCGCCGCGCACCTTCGCCCGCCGCTTCCAGCAGGAGACCGGCACCACCCCGCACCGCTGGCTGACCGGCCAGCGGCTGCTGCTCGCCCAGCGGTTGCTGGAGTCGACCGCCGAGCCGGTGGACGCGATCGCCGCCCGCTGCGGCTTCGGCAACGCGGCCACCCTGCGGCACCACTTCGGCCGCCGGCTCGGCACCACCCCGCTGGCGTACCGCCGCTGCTTCGCCGAGCCCGAGGCCGCCGCCGTCTGA
- a CDS encoding histidine phosphatase family protein, producing the protein MAELGTTLNGHHPSTQTPDATATRLPSVLIATRHGESTANVEFQLAEAAGALSVPISCRDADIPLSLHGQQQAHALGRWWAGLPGADRPRSVWCSPYVRTAETARIAIAQAAGLGAVPVSLAVRYDERLRDRELGVLEMLPKAAIEAKHPEEAARRRKMGELYYRPPGGESWADVALRVRSVLRDVCAEEAGRPVLLVAHDCTVLMLRYALDRLTEAQLTALEPVRNCSTSVWRAEDGRLRPAHWNDTGHLADGG; encoded by the coding sequence ATGGCAGAACTCGGCACCACGCTCAACGGTCACCACCCCTCCACCCAGACGCCCGACGCGACGGCCACCCGGCTGCCGTCCGTCCTGATCGCCACCCGCCACGGCGAGTCCACTGCCAACGTCGAGTTCCAGCTCGCCGAGGCCGCCGGCGCGCTCAGCGTGCCGATCAGCTGCCGGGACGCGGACATCCCGCTCTCCCTGCACGGTCAGCAGCAGGCCCACGCCCTCGGCCGCTGGTGGGCCGGCCTGCCCGGCGCCGACCGCCCGCGCAGCGTCTGGTGCTCGCCGTACGTGCGCACCGCCGAGACCGCCCGGATCGCGATCGCCCAGGCCGCCGGGCTCGGCGCCGTCCCGGTCTCGCTCGCCGTCCGCTACGACGAGCGGCTGCGCGACCGCGAACTCGGCGTCCTGGAGATGCTGCCCAAGGCCGCCATCGAGGCCAAGCACCCCGAGGAGGCGGCCCGGCGGCGCAAGATGGGCGAGCTGTACTACCGGCCGCCCGGCGGCGAGTCCTGGGCGGACGTGGCGCTGCGGGTGCGCAGCGTGCTGCGCGACGTCTGTGCCGAGGAGGCCGGCCGGCCCGTCCTGCTCGTGGCCCACGACTGCACCGTGCTGATGCTGCGGTACGCGCTGGACCGGCTCACCGAGGCGCAGCTGACGGCGCTGGAGCCGGTGCGGAACTGCTCCACCAGCGTCTGGCGGGCGGAGGACGGCCGGCTGCGGCCCGCGCACTGGAACGACACCGGGCACCTGGCCGACGGGGGGTGA
- the mctP gene encoding monocarboxylate uptake permease MctP, which yields MNGVNVPALAVFVLFFALVTVMGFLASRWRRADDAQHLDEWGLGGRSFGTWITWFLLGGDLYTAYTFVAVPAAVYATGAAGFFAVPYTIIAYPLVFLFLPRLWSVSRVHGYVTPADFVRGRYGSKPLSLVVALTGILATMPYIALQLVGIQAVLDVLGVGGGENANWFVKDLPLFIAFGVLAAYTYSSGLRAPALIAFVKDTLIYIVIIVAVIYIPIRLGGYGHIFDAVGEKFSAPKAAGSLTVPENKQWTYATLALGSAMALFMYPHSVTGVLASKSRNTVRRNMAIMPAYSLMLGLLALLGFMAVAAGVGKGDKKFNTQLSVPQLFEDMFPDWFTGVAFAAIGIGALVPAAIMSIAAANLFTRNVYKEYLKPAATPADETRVAKFVSLLVKVGALVFVLGMDKQAAINLQLLGGLWILQTFIAIVGGLFTRWFHHWALLAGWAAGMVYGTWKAYTIASPATKHFGGNSAPIPVIGEIGYIGLTAFVLNLLVAVVLTLVLRATRAPESPDETRPGDYSAEGRDDEPKNAPEPVAAH from the coding sequence ATGAACGGGGTCAACGTTCCCGCGCTGGCGGTCTTCGTCCTCTTCTTCGCGCTGGTCACCGTGATGGGCTTCCTCGCCTCCCGGTGGCGCCGCGCCGACGACGCGCAGCACCTCGACGAGTGGGGCCTCGGCGGGCGCAGCTTCGGGACCTGGATCACCTGGTTCCTGCTCGGCGGCGACCTCTACACCGCGTACACCTTCGTCGCCGTCCCGGCGGCCGTGTACGCGACCGGCGCGGCCGGCTTCTTCGCGGTGCCGTACACGATCATCGCCTACCCGCTGGTCTTCCTCTTCCTGCCCCGGCTCTGGTCGGTCTCCCGGGTCCACGGGTATGTCACCCCGGCGGACTTCGTGCGCGGGCGGTACGGCTCCAAGCCGCTCTCCCTGGTGGTCGCGCTCACCGGGATCCTGGCCACCATGCCGTACATCGCGCTCCAGCTGGTCGGCATCCAGGCGGTGCTGGACGTGCTGGGCGTCGGCGGCGGCGAGAACGCCAACTGGTTCGTCAAGGACCTGCCGCTGTTCATCGCCTTCGGCGTGCTGGCCGCGTACACCTACTCCTCCGGGCTGCGGGCGCCGGCCCTGATCGCCTTCGTCAAGGACACCCTGATCTACATCGTGATCATCGTCGCGGTGATCTACATCCCGATCCGGCTGGGCGGCTACGGGCACATCTTCGACGCCGTGGGCGAGAAGTTCAGCGCCCCCAAGGCCGCCGGCTCGCTCACCGTGCCGGAGAACAAGCAGTGGACGTACGCCACGCTGGCGCTCGGCTCGGCGATGGCGCTGTTCATGTACCCGCACTCGGTGACCGGCGTGCTGGCCTCCAAGTCCCGCAACACGGTCCGCCGGAACATGGCGATCATGCCCGCCTACTCGCTGATGCTGGGGCTGCTCGCGCTGCTCGGGTTCATGGCGGTCGCGGCCGGGGTCGGCAAGGGCGACAAGAAGTTCAACACCCAGCTGTCGGTGCCGCAGCTGTTCGAGGACATGTTCCCGGACTGGTTCACCGGGGTCGCCTTCGCGGCGATCGGGATCGGCGCGCTCGTCCCCGCCGCCATCATGTCGATCGCGGCGGCCAACCTCTTCACCCGCAACGTCTACAAGGAGTACCTGAAGCCCGCCGCCACCCCCGCCGACGAGACCCGGGTGGCCAAGTTCGTCTCGCTGCTGGTCAAGGTCGGCGCCCTGGTCTTCGTGCTCGGCATGGACAAGCAGGCCGCGATCAACCTGCAGCTGCTCGGCGGCCTCTGGATCCTGCAGACCTTCATCGCCATCGTCGGCGGCCTGTTCACCCGCTGGTTCCACCACTGGGCGCTGCTGGCCGGCTGGGCGGCCGGCATGGTCTACGGCACCTGGAAGGCCTACACGATCGCCAGCCCGGCCACCAAGCACTTCGGCGGGAACTCGGCGCCGATCCCCGTCATCGGGGAGATCGGCTACATCGGGCTCACCGCCTTCGTGCTCAACCTGCTGGTCGCGGTGGTGCTCACGCTGGTGCTGCGGGCCACCAGGGCGCCGGAGAGCCCGGACGAGACCCGCCCGGGCGACTACAGCGCCGAGGGCCGCGACGACGAGCCGAAGAACGCGCCGGAGCCCGTGGCGGCGCACTGA
- a CDS encoding DUF3311 domain-containing protein — MPEPDGPAAAPAVTPERVLAGLALLVPIVAMLWVGSYDKLDPEAGGVPFFYWYQLLWVPVSAVFTVAAYLLINRDEKARRAVRKAGGAR, encoded by the coding sequence ATGCCCGAGCCAGACGGTCCCGCGGCCGCCCCGGCGGTCACCCCGGAACGGGTCCTCGCCGGACTCGCCCTGCTGGTGCCGATCGTCGCGATGCTCTGGGTGGGCTCGTACGACAAGCTCGACCCCGAGGCCGGCGGGGTGCCCTTCTTCTACTGGTACCAGCTGCTCTGGGTGCCGGTCTCGGCCGTCTTCACGGTCGCGGCGTACCTGCTGATCAACCGGGACGAGAAGGCCCGCCGGGCCGTCCGGAAGGCGGGTGGCGCCCGATGA